In Flammeovirgaceae bacterium 311, one DNA window encodes the following:
- a CDS encoding pseudouridine synthase (COG1187 16S rRNA uridine-516 pseudouridylate synthase and related pseudouridylate synthases): protein MITGNQSTRLNKYISDSGICSRRQADRYIEQGNVFINGKRAKIGDQVHAGDRVTVNGESIAPKKAEDLILLAFNKPVGITSTSDPATRNNITDYVNHSERIYPIGRLDKDSQGLIFLTNNGDIVNKILRAGNSHEKEYLVTVDKPMTNEFIEGMAKGVPILGVMTKKCIVTKETPFIFRIVLVQGINRQIRRMCEYFGYEVVKLERVRIMNISLKGLPVGDWRELTQEEINGINKLTENSSKTADASPSTKGAKKKSQQLWKEEAPWKSSGRGKTPARGRGEDKSGYVNPKAKENRKGKKAAGGPSPKGKSGRRGGSRH, encoded by the coding sequence ATGATTACCGGTAACCAGTCTACCCGATTAAACAAGTATATCAGCGATAGCGGCATTTGTTCGCGCCGGCAGGCCGACCGTTATATTGAGCAGGGAAATGTGTTCATCAATGGAAAAAGGGCGAAGATTGGCGACCAGGTACATGCCGGCGACCGGGTAACGGTGAATGGGGAGTCTATTGCCCCAAAAAAGGCAGAAGACCTGATCTTACTGGCTTTCAACAAACCTGTGGGTATCACCAGCACGAGCGATCCGGCTACGCGCAACAATATTACCGACTACGTAAACCACAGCGAACGTATCTACCCAATTGGCCGCCTGGACAAAGATTCCCAGGGACTGATCTTCCTGACCAACAATGGCGATATTGTAAATAAAATCTTGCGCGCCGGTAACAGCCACGAAAAAGAATACCTGGTAACGGTAGACAAACCCATGACCAACGAGTTTATCGAAGGCATGGCCAAGGGAGTACCTATACTGGGGGTGATGACCAAAAAATGCATTGTGACCAAAGAAACTCCTTTTATCTTCCGGATTGTGCTGGTGCAGGGCATCAACAGGCAAATTCGCCGCATGTGCGAGTACTTTGGCTATGAGGTGGTAAAGCTGGAGCGGGTGCGCATCATGAACATCAGCCTGAAAGGCCTGCCGGTGGGCGACTGGCGGGAGCTTACACAGGAAGAGATCAATGGCATTAACAAACTAACGGAAAACTCCTCCAAAACAGCAGATGCCTCTCCCTCCACAAAAGGTGCTAAAAAGAAGAGCCAGCAGCTCTGGAAAGAAGAAGCCCCCTGGAAAAGTAGCGGAAGAGGCAAGACGCCTGCCCGCGGCAGAGGGGAAGATAAGTCGGGCTATGTGAATCCGAAAGCCAAAGAGAACCGCAAAGGCAAAAAAGCAGCAGGCGGTCCCTCCCCTAAAGGAAAGTCCGGCCGCCGCGGCGGAAGCAGGCACTAA
- a CDS encoding cellulose-binding, family II (COG1835 Predicted acyltransferases) → MKKLDYIDALRGVAILGVIMVHANQYGTSDLGMFERLVNEGARGIQLFYLASAFTLFLSFKYRLAKEEFPVRNFFIRRFFRIAPLYYMGVCYYLFQDGFGPRYWLGDATHISASNILANITFLHGFNPYWITSLVPGGWSIGVEMTFYTILPILFSRVKNISQAMNFFTLSLVLNSVLSVVLAKYPLISDGRLWTDYLFLYFPSHLPVFALGVLMYFIISENQDIRDISGKSLIAFCSIIFCHLMIGGGNVFFKNHIIFGVGFLIFGIGLSKYRSAILVNPVISHIGKISFGMYLVHFAVLHWLTYFNFIDYAENGILNYLIRFFIVTLLTAGISTVLYNTVEVKFQTLGKNIIDVLEKKSLRQKVELPKAA, encoded by the coding sequence GTGAAAAAATTAGATTACATAGATGCGCTGAGAGGGGTAGCTATTTTAGGAGTAATCATGGTGCATGCTAACCAGTATGGCACTTCGGATTTGGGTATGTTTGAAAGGCTGGTAAATGAAGGAGCCAGGGGTATTCAGCTATTTTATCTGGCCAGTGCTTTTACCCTATTCCTGTCTTTCAAATACCGATTGGCTAAAGAAGAATTTCCAGTTAGAAATTTCTTTATAAGAAGATTTTTCAGGATTGCGCCCCTGTATTATATGGGTGTTTGTTATTATCTGTTTCAGGATGGTTTCGGACCCAGGTACTGGCTAGGGGATGCAACACACATATCAGCATCCAATATCCTCGCCAACATTACCTTCTTACATGGTTTCAATCCTTACTGGATTACCAGCCTGGTGCCTGGTGGCTGGTCGATAGGTGTTGAGATGACCTTCTATACCATACTCCCCATACTGTTCTCAAGGGTAAAAAACATTAGTCAGGCTATGAATTTTTTCACTTTAAGTCTAGTGCTGAATTCTGTTTTGTCTGTTGTGCTGGCTAAATACCCATTAATCAGTGATGGCAGATTATGGACTGACTATCTGTTCCTATACTTCCCAAGCCACTTACCGGTATTTGCATTAGGTGTTTTGATGTACTTTATAATTAGTGAGAACCAGGACATCAGAGATATTTCTGGTAAATCACTTATAGCTTTCTGTAGTATTATTTTTTGCCACCTAATGATTGGAGGAGGTAATGTTTTCTTCAAAAATCACATAATTTTCGGAGTTGGGTTTTTGATTTTTGGTATCGGCCTTAGCAAGTACAGATCAGCTATATTGGTCAACCCTGTCATCAGCCATATCGGCAAAATTAGCTTCGGTATGTATCTGGTCCATTTTGCTGTTTTGCACTGGCTCACCTACTTCAACTTTATTGACTATGCTGAAAATGGAATATTGAATTACCTGATCAGGTTCTTCATCGTTACTCTTCTAACAGCAGGAATATCAACAGTTTTATATAACACTGTTGAAGTTAAATTTCAAACCTTGGGCAAGAACATTATTGACGTTCTGGAAAAGAAAAGTCTTCGGCAAAAGGTGGAGTTACCAAAAGCTGCCTGA
- a CDS encoding glutaminase (COG2066 Glutaminase), whose translation MKDSTPESNKNKHTLAEKNIEHYLEHEIRPMFDMLADANKEVISMQQVLDRLQEAGISSEDVRLEESLGEYLKKDSRQNPQELNFQEFSRLLEGHGRGLIKKAILKKLSIPDFKAFCQDIEKFYNNTKAIQEGEVKSNKKRELYAVSVCTVDGQRYKLGDHQATFAVQSVCKAINYPIALHERGEEKVHQHVGREPSGRSYNGLVLNQDDLPHNPMINAGAIMVCSLIKPGEPVDKRLKHVQDIWSRLCGNTPVRFDEEVFESDPSDRNMALSYYMQEKKAFPEDTDLYETIEFYGKCCSIEVNVDQLAMAAATLANGGICPTTGDTVFSPDNVKDCLSLMLSCGMYDYSGEFAFLVGLPAKSGVSGALMVVVPGLMGISIFSPPLDELGNPVRGVEFCKELVSEYSFHKYDHVADPAHNKKDPRLPRLQSRLEGLIHLCWAASEGDLQEIQNILARGVSPTGANFDKRTPLHLAAAEGHYRVAEYLLQQGADPKAKDRWGNTPLDDALLNKHTKVAALLRKYGGEE comes from the coding sequence ATGAAAGACAGTACACCGGAATCAAATAAAAATAAGCACACCCTGGCTGAAAAAAACATTGAGCACTACCTGGAACACGAAATCAGGCCCATGTTTGATATGCTTGCCGATGCTAATAAAGAGGTAATCAGCATGCAGCAGGTGTTGGACCGGCTTCAGGAAGCGGGTATCAGCAGCGAAGATGTGCGGCTGGAAGAAAGTCTAGGTGAGTATCTGAAAAAAGATAGCAGGCAGAACCCACAGGAGTTAAACTTTCAGGAATTCAGTCGGCTCCTCGAGGGGCATGGCAGGGGGCTTATCAAAAAAGCAATTTTAAAGAAACTTTCCATTCCCGACTTCAAAGCTTTTTGCCAGGATATAGAAAAGTTTTACAACAATACGAAAGCTATACAGGAAGGAGAGGTTAAAAGCAATAAGAAGAGGGAGCTGTATGCAGTATCGGTCTGCACGGTAGATGGTCAAAGGTATAAGCTTGGCGACCATCAAGCAACCTTTGCAGTGCAATCGGTCTGCAAAGCCATTAATTACCCCATTGCGCTGCACGAGCGGGGAGAAGAAAAAGTGCATCAACACGTGGGCCGCGAGCCTAGTGGCAGAAGCTATAATGGTCTGGTGCTGAACCAGGACGACCTGCCCCACAACCCTATGATCAATGCCGGGGCTATTATGGTATGCTCACTCATCAAACCGGGAGAGCCCGTAGACAAGCGCCTGAAGCATGTTCAGGATATCTGGAGCAGGCTTTGTGGCAACACCCCCGTGAGGTTTGATGAGGAGGTGTTTGAGTCTGACCCATCTGACCGGAACATGGCGCTTAGCTATTATATGCAGGAAAAAAAGGCCTTTCCCGAAGATACCGATCTCTATGAAACCATAGAGTTTTACGGCAAATGCTGTTCCATAGAAGTAAATGTGGATCAGCTGGCGATGGCGGCAGCCACCTTGGCCAATGGAGGCATTTGCCCCACCACCGGAGATACTGTGTTTAGTCCCGATAATGTAAAAGACTGCCTAAGCCTGATGCTTTCCTGTGGCATGTACGATTACTCAGGTGAATTTGCCTTTCTGGTAGGTTTACCTGCCAAGAGTGGCGTTTCAGGTGCTTTGATGGTAGTGGTGCCGGGGCTGATGGGCATTTCGATCTTTTCTCCTCCCCTTGATGAACTGGGCAACCCGGTGCGGGGAGTTGAGTTTTGCAAAGAGCTAGTCAGTGAGTACAGCTTCCATAAATACGACCACGTGGCCGACCCGGCGCACAACAAAAAAGACCCTCGTCTGCCCCGCCTGCAGTCCCGCCTGGAGGGTCTCATTCATCTCTGCTGGGCTGCCAGCGAAGGCGACCTGCAGGAAATACAAAATATCCTGGCCCGGGGCGTTTCCCCGACAGGAGCTAACTTCGATAAGCGTACCCCCCTGCACCTGGCCGCCGCCGAGGGTCATTACCGGGTAGCCGAATACCTCCTGCAACAGGGAGCCGATCCCAAAGCCAAAGACCGCTGGGGAAACACTCCCCTGGACGATGCCCTGCTTAATAAGCACACCAAAGTAGCTGCCCTGCTAAGAAAGTACGGAGGAGAGGAATGA
- a CDS encoding Linoleoyl-CoA desaturase (COG3239 Fatty acid desaturase), with protein sequence MKASVKFNNQAQNDFFHTLRKRVNQHFKDNNITRYGNKEIVGKTIVLLGTYLGSFVLILTLNISAWFFLPLTILMGMAMAGIGMSVMHDAMHGSYSKNATVNKFMGRTLNFLGGSSFIWNIQHNVLHHTYTNIHGMDDDIETKVIVRLCKHAPIKHFYRYQHFYVFIAYGLMTLLMLVSDFIKLFKYHKKGIIEKQKVRISHEWAKMGIYKAFYLFMMLALPLLVTSLVWWQVLVGFLIIHLTAGYILSIVFQMAHIVEGAEQPVPDSEGTIQNAWAVHQLLTTANFSRDNRLLNWYVGGLNFQIEHHLFPNICHVHYRRLSKIVEQTAAEFQLPYNLKPTFGHALRSHFRVLKALGREPVMQ encoded by the coding sequence ATGAAAGCATCTGTCAAATTCAACAATCAGGCTCAGAACGATTTCTTCCACACGCTGCGTAAAAGGGTAAATCAGCATTTTAAGGATAATAATATTACCCGCTATGGAAATAAGGAGATCGTGGGCAAAACCATTGTACTACTGGGTACTTACCTGGGCTCCTTTGTGCTGATCCTTACCCTGAACATCAGTGCCTGGTTTTTTCTGCCCCTGACCATTCTGATGGGCATGGCCATGGCCGGCATTGGTATGTCTGTTATGCACGATGCCATGCATGGCTCCTACTCCAAAAATGCTACCGTTAATAAGTTTATGGGCAGAACGCTCAATTTTCTGGGCGGCAGTTCATTTATATGGAACATCCAGCACAATGTGCTGCACCATACCTATACCAATATCCATGGGATGGACGATGATATTGAAACCAAGGTGATTGTACGCCTTTGCAAGCATGCCCCTATCAAACACTTCTATCGCTACCAGCATTTCTATGTATTTATTGCCTACGGGCTAATGACCCTGCTGATGTTGGTAAGTGATTTTATCAAACTTTTCAAGTACCACAAAAAAGGAATCATAGAAAAGCAAAAAGTACGTATTAGCCATGAGTGGGCTAAAATGGGTATATACAAAGCTTTTTACCTGTTCATGATGCTGGCACTTCCCTTACTGGTTACCTCCCTGGTGTGGTGGCAGGTACTGGTTGGCTTCCTGATCATTCATTTAACTGCCGGATACATCCTTAGCATTGTTTTTCAGATGGCTCATATTGTGGAGGGAGCCGAACAGCCGGTACCCGATAGTGAAGGGACCATTCAAAATGCCTGGGCCGTGCATCAGCTCCTGACCACTGCTAATTTCTCAAGAGATAACCGACTGCTGAACTGGTATGTGGGCGGGCTGAATTTCCAGATCGAACACCACCTTTTCCCGAACATCTGCCATGTGCATTACCGAAGGTTATCAAAAATTGTAGAGCAGACTGCCGCAGAATTTCAGCTGCCCTATAACCTGAAACCAACATTCGGCCATGCCCTAAGATCGCATTTCCGGGTGCTCAAAGCCCTGGGTCGCGAGCCCGTTATGCAGTAG
- a CDS encoding DNA topoisomerase III (COG0550 Topoisomerase IA), which translates to MIVCIAEKPSVAKDIAEVLGAKERKQGYYEGGGYQVTWTFGHFCTLKEPHDYNPAWKRWHLGDLPMIPASFGIKLIQNDGVAKQFKVIEQLVRNCREVVNCGDAGQEGELIQRWVLLKAKCNVPVKRLWISSLTEQAIRDGFAKLRESEQYNNLYAAGSARAIGDWLLGMNATRLFTKKFGQGKVVLSIGRVQTPTLAMIVQRQKEINAFVSADYWELKTIYRETEFTATIDRMYDQERAQKGLAYLEQHPLFEITSFERKEGKEGNPRLFDLTGLQVEANKKWGYAAEDTLKWVQSLYEKKFVTYPRVDTTYLSEDLHPKISGILESMQYYKDLTAPVLAKPIPKSKAVFDDKKVTDHHAIIPTEVLPVGLRPEEKRVYDLIARRFIAVFYPECKISNTTVLGKVDKLEFKATGKQILEPGWKEVYARDSKTKEEDEEKKGDEEKTMPEFVVGESGPHTPRVHQGKTSPPKPFTEATLLRAMETAGKQVEDEEMRELLKDNGIGRPSTRANIIETLIKRQYIEKKKKNLFATPTGMDLIDTIHNDLLKSAELTGQWERKLRLIEKGEYQLETFKQELISMVVELTQEVKTNAYRPITIAAEPTAEEKAEKKEKAAKPRATKPKSTKAKEEISIEDLSCPKCKTHKLMKGKGAWGCGNFRACGFKLPFEILGKKLTDKNIYDLLSKGKTTKLKGLQVPGAADKVDGKLQMDGSFNFSLEG; encoded by the coding sequence ATGATCGTTTGCATAGCGGAAAAACCCAGTGTGGCCAAAGACATAGCAGAGGTGCTGGGCGCAAAAGAACGTAAACAGGGCTACTATGAGGGTGGGGGCTACCAGGTTACCTGGACCTTCGGGCATTTTTGCACCCTCAAGGAACCCCATGACTATAACCCTGCCTGGAAAAGGTGGCACCTGGGCGATCTGCCCATGATCCCGGCCAGCTTTGGCATTAAGCTTATCCAGAACGATGGCGTTGCCAAACAGTTCAAGGTGATAGAACAGCTGGTACGCAACTGCCGGGAGGTGGTGAACTGTGGGGATGCCGGGCAGGAAGGCGAGCTGATCCAGCGCTGGGTGTTACTGAAGGCTAAATGCAATGTGCCGGTAAAGCGGCTGTGGATCTCCTCCCTTACGGAGCAGGCCATTCGCGATGGTTTTGCAAAACTCCGGGAGAGCGAGCAGTACAACAACCTCTATGCCGCCGGCTCTGCCAGGGCCATTGGCGACTGGCTGCTGGGCATGAATGCCACCCGCCTGTTTACCAAAAAATTCGGCCAGGGAAAGGTAGTGCTCTCCATTGGCAGGGTACAAACCCCTACACTGGCCATGATCGTGCAGCGGCAAAAGGAGATAAACGCCTTTGTATCGGCCGATTACTGGGAGCTGAAAACCATTTACCGCGAAACAGAATTTACCGCCACCATCGACCGGATGTATGACCAGGAGCGGGCCCAAAAAGGACTGGCTTACCTGGAGCAGCACCCCCTTTTCGAAATCACCTCCTTTGAAAGAAAAGAAGGCAAGGAGGGCAATCCGCGGCTGTTCGACCTCACCGGCCTGCAGGTAGAGGCCAATAAAAAGTGGGGATATGCTGCCGAAGATACCCTTAAATGGGTACAGAGCCTCTACGAGAAGAAATTTGTTACATACCCCCGCGTAGATACCACCTACCTCTCCGAAGACCTGCACCCTAAAATTTCGGGCATCCTGGAGAGCATGCAGTATTACAAAGACCTGACGGCTCCGGTCCTGGCTAAACCCATTCCCAAATCGAAAGCGGTATTCGATGATAAAAAGGTAACTGACCACCACGCCATTATTCCAACGGAGGTGCTGCCGGTGGGGCTTAGGCCGGAAGAAAAGCGGGTGTACGACCTCATTGCCCGCCGATTTATTGCCGTGTTTTATCCTGAGTGTAAAATCTCCAATACCACGGTATTAGGTAAGGTAGACAAGCTGGAGTTCAAAGCCACCGGCAAGCAGATTCTGGAACCTGGCTGGAAAGAGGTCTATGCCCGAGACAGCAAGACAAAGGAGGAAGACGAAGAAAAAAAGGGGGATGAGGAAAAGACCATGCCTGAATTTGTGGTAGGAGAGAGCGGCCCTCATACGCCGCGGGTCCACCAGGGCAAGACCAGTCCGCCCAAGCCCTTTACGGAAGCCACCCTGCTGCGGGCCATGGAAACGGCAGGCAAGCAGGTAGAGGATGAGGAGATGCGTGAGCTGTTAAAAGACAACGGCATTGGCCGCCCTTCCACCCGTGCCAACATCATAGAAACCCTGATCAAGCGGCAGTACATCGAAAAAAAGAAGAAAAATCTGTTTGCTACCCCTACCGGAATGGACCTGATCGATACCATCCACAACGACCTTCTGAAAAGTGCAGAGCTTACCGGGCAGTGGGAGCGCAAGCTGCGCCTGATTGAAAAGGGAGAGTACCAGCTGGAGACTTTCAAGCAGGAGCTGATCAGCATGGTGGTGGAGCTTACGCAGGAGGTAAAAACCAATGCCTACCGCCCCATCACCATTGCTGCCGAACCCACAGCGGAAGAAAAGGCGGAGAAAAAGGAAAAAGCAGCTAAACCCAGGGCTACAAAGCCAAAGAGTACAAAAGCCAAAGAAGAAATCAGTATAGAGGACCTCAGCTGCCCTAAATGCAAAACACACAAGCTGATGAAGGGGAAAGGGGCCTGGGGCTGTGGTAATTTCAGGGCCTGCGGTTTTAAACTTCCTTTTGAAATACTAGGGAAAAAGCTGACGGACAAGAATATTTACGACCTCCTGAGCAAGGGCAAAACTACTAAGCTTAAAGGCCTGCAGGTGCCCGGTGCGGCCGATAAAGTAGATGGGAAGCTGCAGATGGATGGCAGCTTTAACTTTAGCCTGGAGGGATAG
- a CDS encoding von willebrand factor type a (COG2304 Uncharacterized protein containing a von Willebrand factor type A (vWA) domain), with product MKSMKNLMAALVLIFFCSWNTANPGAFTVSGTVTDAGDGSPIPGVAVLVKGEKRGVVTNINGYYEIEVPSEKATLVFSFIGYVQQEVKAGAKKRLDVKLKADVEALSEVVVTGYSGRRERKVQHAMSGRAVGLQVMADEAEVWGQPHNTEEYATIHESGFLEAVKNPLSTFSIDVDNASYSNIRRFISRGETPPKDAVRIEEMLNYFTYDYPQPQGDDPFSVNTEISACPWNGEHQLVHIGLQGRKIPTQSLPPSNLVFLIDVSGSMNTPERLPLVKAAFRLLVNELRPQDKVSIVVYAGAAGLVLPPTSGDRKDEILQAIDRLEAGGSTAGGAGIELAYSIAADNFRKEGNNRVILATDGDFNVGVSSTAAMERLIEQKRETGVFLTVLGFGMGNYKDSRMETLANKGNGNYAYIDNILEAKKVFVNEFGGTLFTIAKDVKFQVEFNPAKVKGYRLIGYENRALKSEDFNNDKKDAGEMGSGHTVTALYEIIPASVKSSPYLSEVDPLKYQKSAKIDPAAYRTDELLTLKLRYKQPEGNTSKLMEKAVFNENILLTRTSDNFRFSAAVAAFGMLLRDSEFKGTTTLAEVLEMAKGAQGKDEEGYRAEFLNLVRSTQLVARK from the coding sequence ATGAAAAGCATGAAAAACTTGATGGCAGCGCTGGTGCTGATTTTCTTTTGCTCCTGGAACACCGCCAATCCGGGTGCCTTTACAGTATCCGGCACTGTTACCGATGCCGGGGATGGCAGCCCCATCCCTGGTGTGGCAGTATTGGTGAAAGGAGAGAAGCGGGGGGTGGTTACCAACATAAACGGTTACTATGAAATAGAAGTGCCTTCAGAAAAAGCAACACTGGTCTTTTCTTTTATCGGCTATGTTCAGCAGGAAGTAAAAGCTGGAGCTAAGAAAAGGCTGGATGTAAAGCTGAAAGCAGATGTGGAAGCACTTTCGGAAGTGGTGGTAACCGGCTATAGCGGCCGTAGGGAGCGCAAAGTACAGCATGCTATGTCCGGAAGGGCAGTCGGCCTGCAGGTAATGGCGGATGAAGCAGAAGTTTGGGGGCAGCCCCACAATACCGAAGAGTACGCCACCATCCATGAAAGCGGATTTCTGGAGGCGGTAAAGAATCCCCTTTCCACTTTTTCAATCGATGTGGACAATGCTTCCTACAGCAACATCAGGAGGTTTATCAGCAGGGGAGAAACCCCACCGAAAGATGCAGTGCGGATTGAGGAAATGCTGAACTACTTTACCTACGACTATCCTCAGCCGCAGGGAGACGATCCTTTCTCAGTGAATACGGAAATTTCAGCATGCCCCTGGAATGGGGAACATCAGCTGGTGCATATAGGGCTGCAGGGCAGGAAAATCCCCACCCAAAGTTTGCCACCCTCCAATCTGGTTTTCCTGATCGATGTATCAGGCTCCATGAACACTCCCGAAAGGCTGCCCCTGGTGAAGGCTGCTTTCAGGCTGCTGGTAAACGAGCTTAGACCCCAGGACAAGGTATCGATCGTGGTGTATGCCGGGGCTGCCGGATTGGTGCTGCCTCCCACCAGCGGCGACCGGAAAGATGAGATTCTGCAGGCAATTGATCGCCTGGAGGCTGGCGGTTCTACTGCCGGCGGGGCAGGCATTGAGCTGGCCTACAGCATTGCAGCAGATAATTTCAGGAAGGAGGGGAATAACCGGGTAATACTGGCGACGGATGGGGATTTTAATGTAGGAGTATCGAGTACTGCAGCCATGGAGCGCCTTATTGAGCAGAAAAGGGAAACAGGGGTGTTCCTGACCGTGCTGGGTTTTGGCATGGGCAATTACAAAGATTCCAGAATGGAAACACTGGCTAATAAGGGGAATGGTAATTATGCGTACATCGATAACATACTGGAAGCGAAGAAGGTATTTGTAAATGAGTTTGGTGGTACACTCTTTACCATTGCCAAAGACGTGAAGTTCCAGGTAGAGTTTAACCCGGCCAAAGTAAAAGGTTACCGCCTGATTGGCTATGAGAACCGGGCACTGAAGAGCGAAGATTTTAACAACGATAAAAAGGATGCCGGTGAAATGGGCTCCGGCCATACCGTTACTGCTCTTTATGAAATTATTCCCGCCAGCGTAAAAAGCTCTCCTTACCTCAGTGAGGTAGATCCGCTGAAGTACCAGAAATCAGCCAAAATAGACCCTGCCGCCTATAGAACTGATGAACTCCTGACCCTTAAGCTCCGGTACAAGCAGCCGGAGGGTAATACGAGCAAACTGATGGAAAAAGCAGTGTTTAATGAGAACATACTCCTGACCCGAACTTCTGATAATTTCAGGTTCTCGGCTGCTGTTGCTGCTTTTGGTATGCTGTTAAGAGACTCCGAATTCAAGGGCACCACCACCCTGGCAGAGGTGCTGGAAATGGCCAAAGGCGCACAGGGCAAAGACGAAGAAGGCTACCGGGCAGAATTCCTCAACCTGGTCAGGTCCACCCAACTGGTCGCCAGGAAGTAA
- a CDS encoding sigma-70 family RNA polymerase sigma factor (COG1595 DNA-directed RNA polymerase specialized sigma subunit, sigma24 homolog), whose amino-acid sequence MFFKRSPKKIVKDDDELLSLYKASGEIAYLGELYERYVHLIFGVCLKYLKNEEESKDMSMLVFEKLAVAVKTTDIKNFKSWLHVLTKNECLMLLRSKKYKQEKAAVEINAEEGMDMAFSLHHTEDDGLEQNLQELAGAIEELPPEQQTCIRLFYLEQKCYKEIAALTGFDSKKVKSYIQNGKRNLKIHLQKLDEES is encoded by the coding sequence ATGTTCTTTAAGCGTTCACCAAAAAAAATAGTAAAGGATGACGATGAGCTCCTAAGCCTGTACAAGGCTTCAGGGGAGATCGCGTATCTGGGTGAGCTTTACGAAAGGTACGTACACCTGATTTTTGGTGTATGCCTGAAATACCTGAAGAACGAAGAAGAAAGCAAGGACATGAGCATGCTGGTTTTTGAAAAATTGGCTGTTGCTGTAAAAACCACCGACATCAAGAACTTTAAGAGCTGGCTGCATGTGCTCACCAAAAATGAGTGCCTGATGCTGCTCCGCTCCAAAAAATACAAACAGGAGAAGGCGGCTGTAGAAATTAATGCGGAAGAAGGTATGGATATGGCCTTTTCTTTGCATCATACAGAAGATGATGGGCTGGAGCAAAATTTGCAGGAGCTTGCAGGGGCCATTGAAGAACTGCCTCCCGAGCAGCAAACGTGCATCAGGCTGTTTTACCTGGAGCAGAAATGTTATAAGGAAATAGCAGCACTTACCGGTTTTGACAGTAAGAAGGTAAAAAGTTATATCCAGAACGGTAAAAGGAATTTAAAAATACATCTGCAAAAACTGGATGAAGAGTCCTGA